The genomic DNA ATTGACTTAAATTGTTGTGCAACATCATGGGTAAGCTCTGGCCATCATCTTTCAGCTTGAAAAAGTGGATTTCAACTGGTGTGGGTGTTTAAAAGTATGACAGCTGCTAAGCTAGCCCTGCCAAGGTTTTTTTTCTCCATATCAAAATATCAGACCGAAATGACTTTACTCATTTATACAGTACATGACTGTTGTCATTTTCTCCCCTAGTTACATGTATAGTTGTTTACAGATAAAAATACCTTGAATGATAATTTAATTACTTTTAGTCTGCCTCATGTTGTTGGGACTATCAATAGAATCACCAGCCGAGATGATAACAATTTAACAGATGGCTGAGTTTTCCCATTGGGTTTCACCAAGTTCTTTAATTTACTGTCAATAACAATCTTACATCACCtgagttcaaatactatttgaaatctttctaATACTTTTGGACCCAACcattattttaattgtatttaaacTATTCCATGGCCAGCACACTTGATTTAAATGATcaaactaatcatcaagcccttgaatcaggtgtgctagtacAGGTCTACAACAAAATTGTGAAACATCCCAAGTATGGATAACACATAGACTTAGATAGACATTGCATCATTGTATCTGCCTCATTATGGGATTTTTGAGCGCATTGGCAGTACCATTGAGGCAAtatccattttgaagtagtcaatttgCTTCTTCTACTACTTTTATGAGTTTGCAAACAAACAAGAtgggtgcatactgccacctacagggtgttgtttgaacaggtataaagtcCAAATGTGCGATTTAGTGCCATCTGCCATTATGGAATGTTTGCTGATCCCTGTTGATGACCCAGATTGAATCATGTGAGCCTTCCTAACCCATAGGAAGTCCACCCAGTTGACAACTTAAAAATGGTAAAAGTCCTTAATGCTAAAATGGTATTTTGGGCAcgagagtcctctatctatctctatgtggTAACTGCCTACGTGAAATGTGTCTGGAAGTGGGCATGGTGAAATAAGTGGGTGGATCATCGGCGATGGGCGTAACATCAGTGCTATGTGATTGGTTTAGATTAGACGGTTTTGAATGAGCGGTGTTGTTTTTAAATTCTTTAAATGTTTTCATTGGTCAGTTCCTGTGTGGTGATGCTGGTTTTATCGGGACTGATAGTTTGTTTACGTAGCAGTTTAGGGGAACTAACGTAGAAGATGGCTGTTCCAAGATGGCTtagcagtcggacgtgtgttttgtcttgtcccgttCTGCCCCGTGTAAATATCATTTTCTTTTTGTATATATTTCGTAtacattttaatctcactttccatctacggactgagtatactctcctgcaacccgcctcacccaatgtggtacggatctacTATTcttatactttagaaccggaacccccatcagagctagccaactaactagcTAGTGGTCAGTTAACCACTGCTAGCGTTCCTCACCGTTAACTAGGACACCAGCCAGCCTTAGCTcggtcaatacctgccagtctacacagcgcgatatcaacccagagcatatcggactgctttttctctaccacatctccggattcctaccgcaagctctgaaacTTTACAccagatcatcgcagctagcaAGCTGCAATCCGAGTGGCTGACGTCTCTGtcctgaagcaagcaccagttagccttgagctggCCTCGAGCTAGTCCCATCTTCCGGCCAGCCGAAGAGGTCCACCAGCCAAttattgggctacaatacctcttttgccaattggcctggaccctttactgccgacacggagccccgccgatccatcacaactggtctggtggtttcaacaggctctctTCCGTTGTGACGTCGCCaaaggcccatctgctagccccggcccactagctgtctgaatcgccgtgtctccagctcgcctagcgtagtagcgACTACTGAATTGGCTCCATGAATCACCTATTgctactcattggaccctatgatcactcggctacacatgcctctccctaatgtcaatatgccttgtctattgctgttttgatttgtgattattgtcttatttcactgtagagctcCCAGGCCTGCCCAATAGGCCTTAGATAGCccttttgtcccaccccccacacatgcagtgacctcacctggcttaactggtacctctagagacaaaacctttctcatcatcactcaatgcctaggtttacctccactgtgctcacatcctaccatacccttgtctgtacattatgccttgaatctattcgtCCACGGCCAGAAATCtgttccttttactctctgtttcgaacgcactagacgaccagttcttttagcctttagccgtacccttattctactcctcctctgttcctctggtgatataAAGGTTAACCCAGGGCatgcagcccccagcaccacttCCATTCCCcgggcgctctcatttgttgacttctgtaaccgtaaaagccttggtttcatgcatgttaacatcagaagcctcctccctaagtttgttttattcactgctttagcacactccgccaacccggatgtcttagccgtgtctgaaacctggcttaggaaggccaccaaaaatccagaaatttCCAGCCCCAACTACAACAATTTccggcaagatagaactgccaaaggggcggagttgcaatctactgcagagatagcctgcagagttctgtcatactatccaggtctgtgtccAAATAATTCGAGCTTCTAcctttaaaaatccacctttccagaaacaagtctctcaccgttgccgcttgttatagaccccctcagcccccagatgtgccctggacaccatatgtgaattgattgccccccatctatcttcagagttcgtactgttaggtgacctatactgggatatgcttaacaccccagccgtcctacaatctaatctaatctatgccctcaatctcacataaattatcaaggaacctaccaggtacaaccctaaatccataaccatgggcaccctcttagatatcatcctgaccaacttgccctctaaatacacccctgctgtcttcaaccaggatctcagtgaccactgcctcattgcctgcgtgcgtaatgggtccatggtcaaacaaccacccctcatcactgtcaaatgctccctaaaagacttcagcgagcaggcctttctaatcgacctggcccgggtatcctggaaggatattgacctcataccGTCAGTATAGGATGCTCTCGCTCACAGAAACAGTCTTGAGTGGCAACAAATCTACCCAATTAGCTGTTCGCTTTCCATGCACTCACTTGTGTTGATACGCCCGTCTATGTTAACACACCCATGTTCCCGCAGTCATGTTGAGTTGCAATTACCCATGACTTAAACGtctgggggtccccgaggagaggtttgaaaaaGGCTGCTCTAGTCTGCCAGATGGATGGAGTTTGCACTGGAGTTCCACTGTGCCAGACAAGCTGAATCAAGCCCAGATAGAGTATTTCAGATGATTTCAATTTGTATTTAAACTCGGATATGGACCTAACACATTCTACCCTCCATTCTTGACTCTGTTTTGAAACAGGTATACAAAGATGAAGACAGCCACCAACATTTACATCTTCAACCTGGCTCTGGCCGACGCCCTGGTCACCACGACGATGCCTTTCCAGAGTACTGACTACCTGTTGAACTCGTGGCCGTTTGGCGAGGTGGTGTGTAAGGTGTTCATCTCCATCGACTACTACAACATGTTTACCAGCATCTTCACCCTGACCATGATGAGTGTGGACCGCTATGTCGCCGTCTGCCACCCGGTCAAGGCCCTGGACTTCCGGACGCCGATCAAAGCCAAGATCATCAACATATGTATCTGGATGCTGTCCTCTGCAGCAGGGGTACCAGCACTGTTACTGGGTGGCACCCAGTCCAACAATGGTGAGAGCGCTGGTATGCATACATGCCGTAACACACTAAATCATAAaagcacgcatacacacacacactaatgaagcacacacacacacactcatgaagcacacacacaaacatgaatgCTTGAATATGCACGtacgcatgcaaacacacacacacacacacacacacacacacagttcttatGGGTGAAATTGTCCCAAGAGAACATAATGAACATGCCTTACACTGTGCACAGATTGAGTTGGTTCATTTCGTTTTTACTCTCAGATTCCTTAGGTGGAGTGAATCAAAGTGCAGAAGTGCCCATCTAATGCCAGAACATAAAGGTCTAATACAGACCTTCTCTCCTCTATTTTGTTGAGGGGAAATGCATTACGTCTAAGCCATCTGTTGGTAATGAGCTTGCCGTTATCCTTACACCACATATTGTTTCTGAATACAGATGGAGTTGTGGATAAGTGAAAAAAAATATCTGCGCTATTAGTAGGATGTTCCCTTTTTGAGTGCGCATTAGCCGTTCCATAACAGTGTCACAGAGTGAGAGATGAACCAGACGCAGCGTGAAATGTTATGTGTTCTCAGAACACTTTGCTTGAGCGTAGGTGCATTTATCAGTGCTTTTTCTTTCTcgacctcccctcccctcccttcactCCCTCTAGGAACCACGGAGTGTGCCTTGCAGTTCCCGGAACCGTACGTGTACTGGGACACCTTGATGaaggtctgtgtgtttgtgtttgcctTCGTGGTGCCCGTGCTCATCATCACCGTGTGTTACACCCTCATGGTGCTGCGACTCAAGAGCGTGCGTCTCCTCTCGGGGTCCCGGGAAAAGGACCGGCAGCTGCGGCGCATCACCCGCCTGGTCATGGTGGTGGTCGTGGTGTTCGTAGTGTGCTGGACGCCCATCCACATCTTCATCCTGGTCAAGGCGCTGGTGAGCGTGCCCGAGACCACCGCCGTCATGGCCGCCTACTTCTTCTGCGTGGCGCTGGGCTACACCAACAGCAGCCTCAACCCCGTCCTCTATGCCTTCCTGGATGAGAACTTCAAGAGGTGCTTCAAGGACTTCTGCCTGCCAAAAAAGCTGAAGGGGGACAATGCCTCAGGGAAGAACAACAGGAGCACcgtgaggggaggaagggaggcccCACTTCCACTGGAGAACCCAGATGGGACTAGAAAGCCGGCATGACTAGCCATGGAGATGTCTTCCATTTCCCGCGTTGGAAAGGAAGACTCCAATGATCTGGGCCTAACCCAGGTGACATCAGGAATGTAAGCACACACAACAGTGCTAATTTAGATGACTGGTGTTCGTTCCATTTGTTTTACTGTTAGGCCCAAATCAATGGTCCGATTCCTCACACTTAGAAAAGGATATATCATTATTCTTTGATGTCAAATTTATTTGCACACAtcaagaggggggaaaaaacattcCACATGCCAACTATAGGACACACTTGAAAATGATAAGAACCTATATTATCTCAGTTTTACCGTGTTCCTTCATAGTTACTTGCTATGCTGACtctgcatctgcacagttctaaTTGGATTGCAAGATGCAACATCCTCCTTCTAGCCTCTGCCATTCAATGAAATAGTTATCCTTGACAAAACATCAATAATGATTGGGGAAGCGCTTTAAAGGGGCAACCTGGGATTGGCACATCCATCCATTTTTGCCATATGTCTCTACCAACCAATGTGTATGTGGTGCAGAGATCTATTACATCCTTTGGGAATGAGGCACCCTTATGGGTGGCAGGTaggacaaggcagttaacgcactgttcctaggccgtcattgaaaataagaatttgttcttaactgacttgcctagttaaataaaggttaaaatgttttttaaaaaaaggCATGATAACACAAAAACCTTAGTATTTTTCAAGTCAAAAcatatttgatttgtcacatgcgccaaatacaacaggtgtaggtagaccttacagtgaaatgcttacgtacaagcccttaatcaacagtgcagttttaagacaaaaaaaaaaaaaaagtagagataacaaatatttaaagagcagcagtaaataacaatagtgggactacatacagggggtaccggtacagagtcaatgtgcgggggcaccggtgttgaagtaatatgtacatgtaggtagagttattaaggtaactatgcatagataataacagagagtagcagcagtgtagaggggggggggggcaatgcagtCTGGGTAGCtggtcaggagtcttatggcttgggggtagaagctgtttagaagcctcttggacctagacttggcgctccggtaccgcttgccgtgcggtagcagagagaacggtctatgactagggtggctggagtctttgacaatttttagggccttcctctgacagcgCCTGGTATCGAGGTCCtatctatttatatttttggggcTAGGGAAAGCTTGTATTCTATGGAGATGAAACACAGGCCTCTGCATGGTGGTCTGCAGGATGGGAGCTACTAAAGAGCTGCTGGAAATGAGTCAGTCAGAATATCCCttatacatgttgatgaaatCCTCAGGGACATAGAAAGTACTGGGTGTTAGACATTTTGCCTTGTAATATACTccctggccagtttattaggtacatcaCCACGTTCATAGaaatggatcgctcctacagacagtgagccACGTGGCCaaggcttgctatataaagcaggcagacaggcatcgaggcattcagttactaatcgattgaacgttagaatgggcaaaacaagtgacctaagcaactttgagcgtggtatgatcgtcggtgccaggcgctCCAGATCAAGTATTTCAGAAAcggcacgacagtgtctaggagAATAGTGCGACAAACAAagaacatccagtcagcggcagtcctgcgGTTGATAACAGCTCGTTcatgagagaggtcgaaggaaAATGGCAAGAATTGTCTAAGCTGACAGGCGGGAGCCataaacagacaaataacggtgcagtacaacagtggtgtgcagaactcGTCGATCTTTGTCACGGAGGAGCTGTTGCTATCACGTTTGCAGTTGACGGCCACACTGGGTttcactcctatcagctaaaaacaagaagaagggTCTCCAGTGGGAAcatgatcaccaacactggacaattgaggagtggaaaaacattgcctggtccgatgAATCtcagttcctgttgcgtcataGTGATGGCAGCCAGGATTTGGCGTAAACAGCATGAGCCCATTCTGCCTGGTGTCAACGATACAGGCTGGTaacggtggtgtaatggtgtggggaatgttttcctggcacacgttatgTCCCTTGATTCCAATTAAGAAACGCTTGAACGCCACAACGTATCTGAACATTGTTGCTGACCAAACCCAATAGAGTATCTTTGGGTGAGATGGAACGGGCTGTTTGAAGCATGATTGTACCGCCATCCAAACTGCAGCAAATGCGTGATGCCATTGcatcagcatggaccaacatccctgtggaacatttcCAACACCTTGTAGACTCCATGGcccgaataattcaggctgttctgttGGCAAAGGGAGGTCCGACCTGGTACTAGATGTGTGTACCTAATAAAGCGGCCGGTGAGTGTAGCTGCTGATGAAAATTCACTACAAAAAATGTGTTATGCTTAGAGTTTTATTTGCTATATTCTATAAATTAATGTAGTTGTCTACTTATTTACATATCTTATTGACTATATTTTTGGTCCATTTTTGTTTTTAATGTATCTATTTATCTTACTGTATTTGTCTtgtatgcatcccaaatagcaccctattccttatatattgCATATGTAAtccatggaccctggtcaaaagtagtgcactatatggggaagaGGGTGGCACTTTTTTTTGTGATGCAAGTTTGTCATTCTGTATGTTTCCGGGCCATATGTTTTGCCGAAGCAGCAGCAATTCTTCCTGGGTTCCacacaaaaacataaaacacgacAAGTAACAAAAGCACTGAAACACTGATAGACAATAACAGtcacacaaatgtaaaatatgatatacaacaacaaaaacatatatatatatatatatatatatatatgtgcctTTTACGTCCAGGATAAAGCATCTCCAGCCAGAAGTAAAGGTTTGATACTACAACGTGGACACTGGGGTCAATTCAGCGCTCACATTTATCAAAATACAGCCTTGCCAAACCCAAAGTCAAGCATGTATAATAAGTGTGCTGTTTGACCCTAGTCTGGCTGATGCTCGGGGGACATTGAGAAGCCAACAAACTTCCCAGTGAGCTAAATTTGTTTAAAAGAGCGTTGAAAAGATGCTGTAACGAcgttaaaaatgtattttcaacCTATTTTTGCTCACTGGAAACATGTTCGTTAAGAAGAGTTACTGTAGGTGACTTGAGACAGGCTCATGTGAAAATCCTGGacctgaatgtttttttttcttcaaatttgACAGAGGGCTTACATCAACGTTGACGTCTGGAGCTATCTCCTTTGTGTCAAGTTGTTCGTTTTATGATATCAATCGCGTGCTATTTATATGGCTTGCGCCTGGATACACGTGTTCATATTTGTACATTCTTACCGTAGAGAAACATGAGTATATCAATGCAACCtaggaaaataaatacattcagATTACTGTGTgattaaaatataaataaataaatactatatGAATCTTATACATAAATTGCGTAGTCAGAAAATATAATTGCACAGGCATTTTGAAATGTGCCATTATTTCATTCATGTCAAGGAGCATTGCAATGGGACGTATTTAAACTAAATCATTCAAGTGTTTAAACGTTTGGTCAAGCAACGTCTCTGGTTTGTAAATGTTCCAATTCTCACCGCTTATCCTTTGGAATGTGTATTCAATGACTACGATGTACTGTGTAACTTACGTGTCTTTCAATCTTAGAACCATGGCATTCGTAAAACTTCTGATTCCTTCTCAGAGCCATGTAGTACATTATAAATACATTCCTCTTccgtttaaaggggcaatctgggattggttcatccatttttggactatTAAATGAAATACAACCATTGATTCTTATAGAATATAACTTATGAGTACTTATTTCAACTATTATACCAGGACTCAAATTCTAAAGTTGTTTGTCGTTTTGTTTTCATGAATGGTCAGTCCTCGCATCAATAGCTGGTTatattacatttctccagccccatccctcaactGTTTTACCAAATCAAGTGGCGTTGTGACTGCATTGTTGTTCTTCAAATCCCAGATTGCCCATTTAGGAGTTTGATAACCAACCTAATTCAGTCCATCGTATCTGAATAAGGACCCGGGTAGAGCACTGTTGATAATAGCCTTTCGAATGATTTGAAAAGGAAGATGCATAAAACACAATCTTGGTGTATTTTTAGACCTGTTTTACCGTGTCATTGTGTCCTTTTCTTTGTGACTAATTGCGGTGTCTTTGTTGGAGTACAGACACCCGTTTAGTCATATcaaaggcacagacacacagttatgTAAGTGGCTGTCTTGCTGTGAAAACACAGAaacacttttaaaaaaaatgtgtttagaGTTGAGGGCAACAAGACATTGAGATATGATTCAAAATAATACCAATAGTTTATGAATTCATACGAGacagaaatgtgtcttctgctgtACCCAATTCTGCTGTAGTTTGAGAAAACATGTCCTAATTTGTCATTAACTGTTGTTTAATATCATTGTTTCAAAATCTAATTCACCCGTTCAGTTTTCTTTCAAATGTACAGGAGGTGCTCAGCAGTGGCGTCGTTAGGCCTGGGTTTCCGTGTCTTCAGTCCCCCCATGTTTTTGATGCAGCCCCAAACCATGCAGTATAAAAATGTAATATATGTTTTACTGACAACTTTaatgacaaaatatatatatatatatatatatatatactgtgctAGACAGTAACAGGCACTGCAAGAAGCCCCTGGAGTGACGCGGTGCCCGCTGTGGTTTCAGAACGCAGTGGACCACTATTTTATTAGTATTTTTATTCACTTAGCTACTTACGTTTTTCTAGGGTTGTTGCATTGCCAAGATGTTAACCTGCAAGTAAGAATTTCATTGCACTGTGTACTCCATGTATGTTatgtgtatatgacaaataaacaaacGTGAACTTAGACGGGAAGGGTAAGGGCTGCCAGAAAGAGGGGAAAAGATGGCCAGCTTTGAGGTTAGATTCTAGGTGAACAAAACATTGAAAATGCATAGGCCCTTAAAGGTGCTACATATAGGATTTTGTGGAATTTTTGTGAACTCACACTTGAgccttttactttcggttttgctccaccagcttcaaacagctgtaaaACCACAATTTGTTGATATTTAAAGGATAGTTCACAGCGatatttagatggtacaatgattccctaCACAATTCAGTGCTTGTTCTCACATAAACTCAATTCATGTGAGAAACCAATTGGTGActatcacagccaatcacaacgCGGGTGGGTATGTAATACTGTCAAACACTTATCATTCCACTATTACTGCCATTTATATCatggacattttctgaaattacaatggGAAAATGTAAAAAAGATGACGCTCCAACGGGAGAAAACAATAGGCGACTATCACAGCCATAGAGGTCATAACTTATTCCATCCTACAGGTCAAATTTAGTTGGGGTCTCATGCATCTTTATATTCATTTAGCCTAACGGGCTATGTAGCTCCTTATCTGTCATGTTTGGAGTTGTGTTGCGCTTTTATGCGAACATTAGAATTTTTCTTTACAGTTGAGATGTCCCTGGTTCTGTCAGTATACATGAACTTTAAAGCGCAACTGCCTCTAAAAAACAACTTATCGTTTAGAAAACAGCCTGTGTGGCATTCATacgagtcagaaacatttatgttgtcaaaattgactacaaagtgcaaataggatcattttggtcataaagtcagtttCATCCAAAAGTGAGTTTTATGAGACTGCATCACAAcgtaaatgaaggttgggtttgtttcaatcctgcccacagctggcagcaAACAAGTAGCCATCAATTCGGAGTGCAGCAGCACCCGATCCGATCGTAATGATTGTGATACATTTGGATTGACTTTTTTTATCCCTATGGGGCTAATTAGGGACAGTGTGTTAATTCCAAAAGTTTCAAATTTCAATTACTTAAAAACCTCAAACCAACAATAAATTGTAGAAATTAATTTACAAATATTGTAAAcatttaaccttttactgcagtgggcaaaATTAGGGTTCCAccgagtgtttcttggtagttttaaacaaatcaactttgaaacaaaagtatacacccaCTGTACCATATAAGATATAGTGTTAAAATGTAGTCAATTTTGAGTTTGCTTCCCAATACTACAccttatatacatcacagaagactgaaatacaacaaaaccgtttgacatagaaacactggatttttggctgtttttttgtgtttataaattatgaaaaatagaaataatattccacccatgaggccaccaGAGggtgatttggtcatttgactgcaggaaagggtgAGAACTAAAAGGTGTGCAACATGAAAGTATTTCATATTTGtcatttacattgtgtaatttattgatggtccctaactagccccggCAACAGGCCTGTTCTGTtattctggtgtctctctccatcatatccaaAGTCAGGTCCCACACCAGCCGGCTGAAGCTAACTGGCGAAAGTGCAGTCGCCCTTTAAATCTAACTAATTACATGTTGCACTT from Oncorhynchus clarkii lewisi isolate Uvic-CL-2024 chromosome 15, UVic_Ocla_1.0, whole genome shotgun sequence includes the following:
- the LOC139366769 gene encoding delta-type opioid receptor-like gives rise to the protein MEGTPVEIFKEDKCLTALVEDCYMNATSQSGYPEGHNLTFDSDWEEDPMSPIIPIITAVYSVVFVVGLVGNCLVMYVIIRYTKMKTATNIYIFNLALADALVTTTMPFQSTDYLLNSWPFGEVVCKVFISIDYYNMFTSIFTLTMMSVDRYVAVCHPVKALDFRTPIKAKIINICIWMLSSAAGVPALLLGGTQSNNGTTECALQFPEPYVYWDTLMKVCVFVFAFVVPVLIITVCYTLMVLRLKSVRLLSGSREKDRQLRRITRLVMVVVVVFVVCWTPIHIFILVKALVSVPETTAVMAAYFFCVALGYTNSSLNPVLYAFLDENFKRCFKDFCLPKKLKGDNASGKNNRSTVRGGREAPLPLENPDGTRKPA